One region of Peribacillus simplex genomic DNA includes:
- a CDS encoding polysaccharide biosynthesis protein: protein MIKNRTILVTGGTGSWGYELVKQLLDFEPNEIRIFSRNESNQFTMKQEFDNNPKLHFIIGDVKEKEALLEACQGVDYIFHLAALKHVPVCEDQPIEALKTNVIGTQNVIEAAISCNVHSVVNISTDKASNPSNFYGLSKAMAERLIIHANTLNTKTRFVCIRGGNVLGTNGSVIHVFKKQIKEKGKIGITDLNMTRFFLTIEDAIKLVFKATFESIGGEIFVMKMPSCKIIDLAQALIDSSDVENVDVDILGIRPGEKLHELLLSEYESKTTITFDDEYFVILPTNQSEELKEHYSKYKPVNLLNYNSSKELMSKDEIKEILQKGRFI, encoded by the coding sequence TTGATTAAGAATCGAACAATCTTGGTAACAGGCGGTACAGGCTCATGGGGATATGAATTGGTTAAGCAGCTATTGGACTTTGAACCGAATGAAATACGGATTTTTTCAAGAAATGAGTCCAATCAATTTACAATGAAACAAGAGTTTGATAATAATCCTAAATTGCATTTCATAATCGGAGATGTAAAAGAGAAGGAAGCTTTATTGGAAGCATGCCAAGGTGTTGATTATATTTTCCATTTGGCAGCGTTAAAGCATGTTCCTGTATGTGAAGATCAACCTATTGAAGCTTTAAAGACGAACGTAATTGGAACCCAGAATGTTATAGAAGCCGCTATAAGCTGTAATGTGCATTCAGTTGTGAACATTTCTACAGACAAGGCCTCGAATCCATCCAATTTTTATGGTCTATCAAAGGCAATGGCGGAAAGACTGATCATACACGCTAATACATTAAACACAAAAACAAGATTTGTTTGTATCAGGGGCGGAAATGTTTTAGGAACGAACGGAAGTGTCATCCATGTATTTAAAAAGCAAATCAAAGAAAAGGGAAAAATAGGTATCACGGACTTAAATATGACAAGGTTCTTTTTAACCATTGAAGATGCGATTAAATTGGTATTTAAGGCAACCTTTGAAAGCATTGGCGGAGAAATATTCGTGATGAAAATGCCATCCTGTAAAATTATTGACCTTGCTCAAGCATTGATCGATTCTTCTGATGTGGAAAACGTTGACGTGGATATCCTAGGTATTAGGCCTGGAGAAAAATTGCATGAACTCCTCCTCTCCGAATACGAAAGTAAAACAACGATTACTTTTGATGATGAGTACTTTGTTATTCTTCCTACAAACCAATCAGAAGAATTAAAGGAACATTATTCAAAATATAAACCTGTAAACTTATTGAACTACAATTCCAGCAAAGAATTGATGAGTAAAGACGAAATCAAAGAGATTTTACAAAAAGGCAGGTTTATTTAA
- a CDS encoding glycosyltransferase family 2 protein has protein sequence MRDVGIVMPVYKQDPNYLELALRSVLQQTYGNYYLVIVSDGAPSDTVDVIKKVTKDDKRVHLILKEKNEGVAKTLNIGFDYFMQLDEVKYFTWVSSDNIYYPTYVEKLRTALNTAPDNVGLAYSSFLHIDDNGDFLKEPNFEEFYKYQDQPKESLLDFCFIGTSFMYKKEIAAKIEGYKLEPVEDYEYWLRLTDHCEIVYIPEALMHYRTNSPLSVSAQLRNSKEEHRRWRYAFNLARQEARNRRKVPFLLTIIYPVLDGKEGTIEKLEQLLEQTFSNYKLIIIDRSFDKSAINVLQHIEDPRIKFLNLPGITERESIIEGMKEADTPFSLIYGKGNFPSSQLILNNLIVQGRIQQVNDIALVDHNVFNVGKRLIISKEAPVFGNLYKTEKLRGILSM, from the coding sequence ATGAGGGATGTAGGTATTGTTATGCCAGTTTATAAGCAAGATCCAAATTACCTTGAATTAGCACTACGTTCAGTGCTGCAACAAACCTACGGAAACTATTACTTAGTGATTGTATCGGATGGGGCGCCATCCGATACAGTAGACGTGATCAAAAAGGTAACTAAAGATGATAAAAGAGTACATCTCATTTTGAAAGAAAAAAATGAGGGAGTGGCAAAGACACTAAATATTGGATTTGATTATTTTATGCAGTTAGATGAGGTTAAATATTTTACTTGGGTTTCCAGTGATAATATCTATTATCCAACGTATGTAGAAAAACTAAGAACTGCATTAAATACTGCTCCAGATAATGTTGGCTTGGCCTATAGTAGCTTCCTGCATATCGATGATAATGGCGACTTCTTGAAAGAACCAAATTTCGAGGAGTTTTATAAGTATCAGGATCAACCTAAAGAATCCCTTCTAGACTTTTGTTTCATTGGAACATCATTTATGTATAAAAAAGAAATTGCAGCCAAGATTGAAGGATACAAACTCGAGCCTGTTGAGGATTATGAGTATTGGCTCCGCTTAACAGACCATTGTGAAATTGTTTATATACCTGAGGCATTAATGCATTATCGAACGAATTCACCTTTGAGTGTTTCCGCTCAACTGAGAAATTCAAAAGAAGAGCATCGCAGATGGAGATATGCTTTTAATCTTGCTAGGCAGGAAGCAAGAAATCGAAGGAAGGTTCCTTTTTTGCTAACCATTATTTACCCTGTGCTGGATGGTAAGGAAGGAACCATAGAAAAATTAGAACAACTTTTAGAACAAACATTTAGTAATTATAAACTAATCATTATCGATAGGAGCTTTGATAAATCCGCTATTAATGTACTTCAGCATATTGAAGACCCGAGAATAAAATTTTTAAACTTACCGGGTATTACTGAGAGGGAATCTATCATAGAGGGGATGAAAGAAGCCGATACACCTTTTTCATTAATATATGGAAAAGGGAATTTCCCCTCCTCACAACTAATTCTAAATAACCTTATCGTTCAAGGAAGAATTCAACAGGTAAACGATATTGCCCTAGTTGATCATAATGTCTTTAATGTAGGTAAACGTTTAATTATTAGTAAAGAAGCACCTGTTTTTGGAAATCTTTATAAAACGGAAAAGCTAAGGGGGATCCTGTCAATGTAG
- a CDS encoding dTDP-4-dehydrorhamnose reductase family protein, with amino-acid sequence MKVLILGGKGMAGHVITAYFQQNPQYKVFYTSRDPEDKDSIYLDITIPTKLEEIIESIKPDIIVNCIGILNDHASNNPKLAFQVNSLLPHELVKLTERNNGKLIHISTDCVFSGTKGNYTEGDIPDGTSFYAQSKQLGEIISDKHLTIRTSIIGPELKDDGIGLFQWFMKQRDQIIGYEKVLWNGVTTLELAKAIEALIKNNVTGLYHLGSEIKVSKYNLLKLIKRTFNKTDVEILPDSKIVLDRTIKNTRNDCYYQIPTYEYMLKELKSWMEK; translated from the coding sequence ATGAAAGTACTAATCCTTGGCGGAAAAGGGATGGCAGGACACGTAATTACAGCTTATTTTCAACAAAATCCACAGTATAAAGTGTTCTATACATCAAGGGATCCTGAAGATAAGGATAGTATCTACCTAGATATTACGATCCCAACAAAGTTGGAGGAAATCATTGAATCTATAAAGCCTGATATTATTGTTAACTGTATTGGTATATTAAATGATCATGCGAGCAATAATCCAAAGCTGGCCTTTCAGGTAAATAGCTTACTGCCACATGAGTTGGTCAAATTAACTGAACGGAACAATGGTAAATTAATTCATATTAGTACAGATTGCGTGTTTTCAGGAACGAAAGGAAATTATACGGAGGGTGACATTCCTGACGGTACTTCTTTTTATGCTCAATCAAAACAACTGGGAGAAATCATTAGCGATAAACATTTAACTATTCGTACCTCAATTATCGGTCCAGAGTTAAAAGATGATGGCATAGGGTTGTTTCAATGGTTTATGAAACAAAGAGATCAAATTATTGGTTATGAGAAAGTGCTGTGGAATGGAGTGACAACACTTGAGTTAGCTAAAGCCATTGAAGCATTGATTAAGAATAACGTAACGGGCTTATATCATTTAGGTTCTGAGATTAAAGTGTCAAAATATAATCTATTGAAATTAATCAAGAGGACCTTTAATAAAACAGATGTTGAGATTTTACCTGACTCAAAAATCGTACTGGATCGAACAATAAAAAATACAAGGAATGATTGTTATTATCAGATTCCCACTTATGAATATATGCTAAAAGAATTAAAAAGTTGGATGGAAAAGTAA
- the wecB gene encoding non-hydrolyzing UDP-N-acetylglucosamine 2-epimerase: MKVMTILGTRPEIIRLSLIIKKLDQYADSHILVHTGQNFTTSLSEIFFQQLQVRTPDYVLLKQQQTLGEQLAAIYKNLETIILNEKPDKVLVLGDTNSGLSSILAERMGIPVIHMEAGNRCFDLEVPEEKNRKIIDAVSSLNLPYTPQSKENLLNEGIPSKRIYLSGNPIFEVLNYYNNEIEQSVILDKLNLDKEDYFLVTAHRAENVDYEDRLIEIMKGINLVAETYQKRIVCSLHPRTKSRIELSPKLEVHPLIEFHEPFGFFDFVKLEKNAFCVLTDSGTVQEECCLFHVPTVTIRKTTERPETIESGSNMLSGINAKQIVNCVKVMVNQQKNWTFPEGYDHKNVSDKVLKIILGGHEID, from the coding sequence GTGAAAGTAATGACTATTTTAGGGACTCGACCTGAAATCATCAGATTAAGTCTAATAATCAAGAAATTAGATCAGTATGCCGATTCACATATTTTAGTGCACACCGGACAAAATTTCACCACATCCTTAAGCGAAATATTCTTTCAACAGCTACAGGTAAGAACCCCTGATTATGTCTTGTTGAAACAGCAGCAAACCCTCGGGGAACAGTTAGCGGCCATTTATAAGAATTTAGAAACTATCATATTAAATGAAAAGCCTGACAAAGTATTGGTGTTGGGGGATACGAACTCTGGGCTCAGCTCCATCTTAGCAGAGCGGATGGGTATCCCCGTCATTCATATGGAAGCAGGAAACCGTTGCTTTGACCTGGAAGTGCCAGAGGAGAAAAATCGAAAGATCATTGATGCTGTATCAAGCTTGAATTTACCTTACACTCCTCAAAGTAAAGAGAATCTTTTGAATGAAGGTATCCCCAGTAAAAGAATCTATTTATCGGGAAACCCCATTTTCGAGGTTTTGAACTATTACAACAATGAGATCGAGCAAAGTGTAATTTTGGACAAATTGAATCTCGATAAGGAGGATTATTTCCTCGTTACAGCCCATCGTGCCGAAAATGTTGACTATGAAGATCGATTGATCGAAATTATGAAGGGCATTAATTTGGTCGCCGAAACCTATCAAAAAAGAATCGTATGCAGTTTACATCCCCGGACAAAATCCCGCATAGAACTCAGCCCCAAATTAGAAGTGCACCCATTAATTGAATTCCATGAGCCATTTGGGTTCTTTGACTTCGTAAAGCTTGAAAAAAATGCTTTTTGTGTGCTGACCGATAGTGGAACCGTTCAAGAGGAATGCTGCTTGTTCCATGTACCGACCGTGACGATTCGAAAAACAACGGAAAGGCCAGAAACAATTGAGTCGGGCAGCAATATGTTATCGGGAATTAACGCTAAACAAATTGTCAATTGTGTGAAGGTTATGGTTAACCAGCAAAAGAACTGGACTTTTCCAGAAGGCTACGACCATAAAAATGTTTCGGATAAAGTGCTTAAAATAATACTGGGAGGCCATGAAATTGATTAA
- a CDS encoding NAD-dependent epimerase/dehydratase family protein gives MGQMPKLLITGGSGFTGQHACNHFVNAGFAVTAVSRKGFGIGQVQTELCDLTNKENVGKLIKKVKPDYLLHLAGQNHVGKSWIDPVSSLEANAMSTLYLIEALRQENPACKVVIVGSALQFDPQNITTLTHPYSLSKTLQVLIAQSWGVLYNMNVVIAKPSNLIGPGISNGVCSIFAKKIVDMEENKAEKVLEVSNLQAKRDFVDVRDAVNAYEILLTQGKPGKIYDIASGHSHSLGEVITGFRNLTTIDFEIKSKVKEQEEGRVEISPVEIVKLGWKPVLSLKSSLEDTLYFYRKK, from the coding sequence ATGGGCCAGATGCCAAAATTATTAATTACGGGGGGAAGCGGGTTCACTGGTCAGCATGCGTGTAATCACTTTGTAAACGCAGGTTTTGCTGTTACTGCTGTGTCTAGAAAGGGTTTCGGAATTGGTCAAGTTCAGACAGAGCTTTGTGATCTAACAAACAAGGAAAATGTAGGTAAGTTAATAAAGAAAGTGAAACCCGATTATCTTCTTCATTTAGCAGGGCAAAACCATGTAGGGAAATCATGGATTGATCCTGTTTCTTCTCTGGAAGCAAATGCAATGTCAACCCTATATTTAATTGAAGCCCTTAGGCAAGAAAATCCAGCCTGTAAAGTGGTTATAGTGGGTTCAGCCCTGCAATTTGACCCTCAAAATATTACAACTCTAACACACCCTTATAGTTTAAGTAAAACGCTTCAAGTACTTATTGCCCAATCATGGGGAGTACTTTACAACATGAATGTCGTTATAGCTAAGCCCTCAAACTTAATAGGCCCAGGAATATCAAATGGTGTATGTTCCATATTTGCAAAAAAGATAGTCGATATGGAAGAAAATAAAGCTGAAAAAGTACTTGAAGTAAGTAATCTGCAAGCAAAACGGGATTTTGTGGATGTAAGAGATGCGGTAAATGCTTATGAAATACTTTTAACCCAGGGGAAACCAGGGAAAATCTATGATATTGCTTCAGGGCATAGCCACTCTTTAGGAGAAGTGATCACCGGTTTTAGAAATTTAACAACGATTGACTTTGAAATAAAGTCTAAAGTAAAGGAACAGGAAGAAGGCAGGGTTGAAATTTCACCAGTGGAAATTGTGAAATTAGGTTGGAAACCCGTTCTTTCATTGAAGTCATCCTTAGAGGATACCCTTTATTTTTATCGTAAAAAATAA